In Halobacteriovorax marinus SJ, the following proteins share a genomic window:
- a CDS encoding prephenate dehydrogenase/arogenate dehydrogenase family protein, which produces MKVGIIGFGRLGKLLTKNLSKDATTICYDINISKEEVESLGSKVGTLEEVCKSTILILCVPISAIESIADQIAPLVSKETLVVDVCSVKIHPMKILEEKLPQDTQILGTHPMFGPDSAAKSLYGCKIVLCQQRVSDERYRNIKGYLESHGLKVIEATADEHDQQIANTLILTHTIGRTLMEMNATEMEIDTKGYRRLLKILETVENDSVQLFKDMNKYNPHAKNMRTSLSSALEETLASVQS; this is translated from the coding sequence ATGAAAGTAGGAATTATCGGTTTCGGTAGGCTTGGTAAGCTGTTAACTAAGAATCTATCAAAAGATGCCACCACTATTTGCTACGATATAAATATCTCCAAAGAAGAAGTAGAGAGCCTTGGCTCAAAGGTTGGGACTTTAGAAGAAGTTTGTAAAAGTACTATTCTTATCCTTTGTGTTCCCATTTCAGCAATTGAGTCAATTGCCGATCAAATAGCACCACTCGTTTCAAAAGAAACTTTAGTTGTAGATGTTTGTTCAGTAAAAATTCACCCGATGAAAATTTTAGAAGAGAAGTTGCCACAGGATACTCAAATTCTTGGAACTCATCCTATGTTTGGTCCAGACTCTGCGGCCAAAAGTCTTTATGGATGTAAAATCGTTCTGTGCCAACAGCGAGTGAGCGATGAGAGATATAGAAATATAAAAGGTTATTTAGAGTCACACGGTCTTAAAGTTATTGAGGCGACAGCTGATGAGCATGATCAACAAATAGCTAATACCTTAATCCTCACTCATACCATTGGTAGAACACTTATGGAGATGAATGCCACAGAAATGGAAATAGATACAAAAGGATATCGCAGACTCTTAAAAATTTTAGAGACTGTTGAAAATGATAGTGTTCAACTTTTCAAAGATATGAATAAATACAATCCTCACGCAAAAAACATGCGCACTTCCCTATCGAGCGCTCTTGAAGAAACATTGGCGAGTGTCCAGTCGTGA
- the pheA gene encoding prephenate dehydratase has product MKVAFQGKKGAYSEMAIREYFKKDVEPKGFDLSEEVCNALEDDDVAIGVLPVENSIVGNVAVNVDLLLKHHFFIIGEIYLPINHCLLAKKGVKLKDIKYVKSHPIALAQCHDFLTKNKIKGIPEFDTAGSSELLSKSNILDEATISSSLSAQYYDLEIISEDIQKVNTNFTRFVVFVKEKNIPEGLKLEKTSIAFSTNHKPGALLGCLQEFATFGLNLTKIESRPIPENPFMYTFFVDFLGSIHDDKVRDCLVKLKDHTSSIKILGSYPKAKF; this is encoded by the coding sequence GTGAAAGTAGCTTTTCAAGGAAAAAAAGGTGCCTATAGTGAAATGGCCATTAGAGAGTACTTCAAAAAGGATGTAGAGCCCAAAGGCTTTGATCTCAGTGAAGAAGTTTGTAACGCTCTTGAAGATGATGACGTGGCCATTGGTGTACTTCCAGTTGAAAATAGTATTGTTGGAAATGTCGCAGTAAATGTAGACCTATTACTTAAACACCACTTCTTTATTATTGGAGAAATCTATCTTCCCATTAATCACTGTCTACTGGCAAAGAAGGGAGTAAAGCTCAAAGATATAAAGTATGTTAAATCTCATCCTATCGCACTTGCACAATGCCATGATTTTCTAACTAAGAATAAAATTAAGGGTATTCCTGAATTTGATACTGCTGGATCAAGTGAGCTACTTTCTAAAAGTAATATTTTAGATGAGGCCACAATAAGTTCCTCACTAAGTGCACAGTACTATGATTTAGAAATCATCAGTGAAGATATTCAAAAGGTGAATACAAACTTCACTCGCTTTGTAGTATTTGTAAAAGAGAAAAATATCCCAGAGGGACTTAAGCTAGAAAAGACAAGTATTGCTTTTTCCACTAATCACAAGCCTGGTGCACTTCTTGGATGTCTGCAAGAGTTTGCAACCTTTGGACTGAATTTAACGAAGATTGAATCGCGCCCTATTCCCGAGAATCCTTTTATGTACACATTCTTTGTAGATTTCCTAGGCTCTATTCACGATGATAAAGTGAGAGACTGTCTGGTTAAGCTCAAAGATCACACGAGCTCAATAAAAATCTTAGGAAGTTACCCTAAGGCGAAATTCTAA
- a CDS encoding RluA family pseudouridine synthase: MQDSKFCTLNSYNSIEELLTKELSFSKSIVKRLLSKNFLKRGVNKGDELSLPLDLLNYQWVNPSYEGESMMVIKEDDNFIAINKQHGIHGHPLNYSERNTVVNFLRNQFCLSAFLDESKRGESNLLYRIDRETSGLMIFAKKNSIYESIRQNFNHMVKEKVYLAVVEGEFNQEGVHSHYLESFGKKGAQMRAASSGEERVSIKTSLVEYNEQRGLSLIRIELGQGVRHQIRCQLSEIGFPIVGDTLYGGCESSRLFLHAYEYRIEVDDIQFSAKAEVTDLFLTLFNLNSGL, from the coding sequence ATGCAAGATAGTAAATTCTGTACATTAAATTCATATAATTCGATTGAAGAGCTCCTAACTAAGGAGCTCTCTTTTTCTAAATCTATAGTAAAGAGGCTCCTAAGCAAAAATTTTTTAAAACGTGGTGTGAATAAAGGCGATGAGCTAAGTTTACCTCTCGATTTATTAAATTATCAATGGGTGAATCCTTCTTATGAAGGGGAGTCAATGATGGTTATAAAGGAAGATGATAATTTTATTGCTATTAATAAGCAGCATGGAATACACGGACATCCTCTAAATTATAGCGAGAGAAATACGGTCGTAAATTTTCTTAGAAATCAGTTCTGCTTAAGTGCTTTCTTAGATGAGAGTAAGAGGGGTGAGTCCAATTTACTCTATAGAATTGATAGAGAGACTAGCGGTCTTATGATTTTTGCAAAGAAGAATTCAATCTATGAGAGTATCAGACAAAACTTTAATCATATGGTTAAAGAGAAGGTGTATCTCGCAGTGGTTGAAGGAGAATTTAATCAAGAGGGAGTCCACAGTCATTACTTGGAGAGCTTTGGTAAGAAGGGAGCTCAAATGCGTGCTGCCAGCTCAGGAGAAGAGAGAGTTTCTATTAAGACCTCTCTCGTTGAATATAATGAGCAGCGAGGTCTCTCTCTTATAAGGATTGAATTGGGACAAGGAGTTCGTCATCAAATTCGTTGTCAGTTAAGTGAAATTGGCTTTCCTATAGTTGGTGATACTCTCTATGGTGGATGTGAGAGTAGTAGACTCTTTCTTCATGCATATGAATATAGAATTGAAGTCGATGATATTCAATTTAGTGCAAAGGCAGAGGTCACAGATTTATTTCTTACTCTCTTTAACTTGAACAGTGGCCTTTAG
- a CDS encoding WYL domain-containing protein — translation MHNNSLILKEQFWTFLTCLENLNEPMPLKQFLDLSEIDENLFTDAVSFLQNLNYFVEVSEVAGRNYIHPVKADQMISMQLTFKEWLAFQAHFPKMQEEQGTAHHEVLSLKLCEVENEYSGHDLFKAIDDEEKRFQLLENLDLKHKDFLRKTEEAMSREFCLNIQLHDKRIIDFFPRKAVFLEGELCLVGEDCNDRCLIYFNILEIKKINVDIDTNYCPNFSSIEINDFISAVRAITGQEERLVLKIISSESVDLRPAYQFLGNPYVTTNLNGDLIWAASVEPCDELFEWILSIKDHVEILDPSSLKKKYLEYCEAKLEYLEDDYKKAG, via the coding sequence ATGCACAATAACTCACTGATTTTAAAGGAACAATTTTGGACATTTCTAACATGTCTGGAAAACCTCAATGAGCCCATGCCTTTAAAACAATTTTTAGATTTATCAGAAATAGATGAGAACCTCTTCACTGATGCTGTCTCATTCTTACAAAACTTAAATTACTTTGTAGAAGTATCTGAGGTTGCTGGAAGAAATTATATTCATCCTGTTAAGGCCGATCAGATGATCTCAATGCAATTAACTTTCAAAGAGTGGCTTGCGTTCCAGGCACACTTTCCAAAAATGCAAGAGGAGCAGGGAACTGCTCACCATGAAGTCTTGAGTTTGAAATTGTGTGAAGTTGAAAATGAATACTCTGGTCATGATCTTTTTAAAGCGATTGACGATGAAGAGAAGAGATTTCAACTTTTAGAAAACTTAGATTTAAAGCATAAGGACTTTCTAAGAAAAACAGAAGAGGCCATGAGTAGGGAATTCTGTTTGAATATTCAACTTCATGATAAACGCATTATAGATTTCTTTCCTCGTAAGGCCGTATTCCTTGAGGGAGAGTTATGTCTCGTTGGCGAAGACTGCAATGATCGCTGTTTAATCTATTTTAATATATTAGAAATAAAGAAAATAAATGTAGATATTGATACAAATTATTGTCCCAATTTTAGTTCTATAGAGATCAATGACTTTATCTCTGCCGTGCGAGCTATTACGGGACAAGAAGAGAGGCTTGTTCTAAAGATAATCTCATCGGAATCGGTGGATCTTAGACCTGCCTATCAATTCTTAGGTAATCCATATGTCACGACTAACTTAAATGGTGATCTTATATGGGCTGCCTCTGTAGAGCCTTGTGATGAGCTTTTTGAATGGATTCTAAGTATTAAGGATCATGTTGAAATTCTAGACCCAAGTAGTTTAAAGAAAAAATATTTGGAGTACTGTGAAGCTAAGCTTGAATACTTAGAAGACGACTATAAGAAAGCAGGATAA
- a CDS encoding OmpA/MotB family protein, whose protein sequence is MAEEAENIGGGEESPQAEETKCPECPPGLPGWMATFSDLVTLLLTFFVLLLSFAKTETAKYEAALGSIRDAFGGNVLKHGEVIQRGKSPDDSPTMIDSQEPVRPFPIDFLTMEGILDKHEINRESDEELKTMKNDLYEYNLSDSVNIYEMPEGIKVKVKDKILFRYGSLRIANEQVSIEVYTRLVRLLTNKDWSVFVQGYSSRGEVSTEDGKNMDAFELSAARASAVTRSLIRRGVKPDQISTVFYGDIRPENIPGRSQTEIERASRRVDFILRKRDLNTEGHKVDAR, encoded by the coding sequence ATGGCAGAAGAAGCTGAAAATATTGGTGGAGGAGAAGAGTCTCCTCAAGCCGAAGAAACGAAATGTCCTGAGTGTCCTCCCGGTCTTCCCGGTTGGATGGCCACATTCTCTGACCTTGTAACACTACTACTGACATTCTTTGTTTTACTTCTTTCATTTGCAAAAACTGAAACTGCAAAATATGAAGCGGCCCTAGGTTCTATTAGAGATGCCTTTGGTGGAAATGTTTTAAAGCACGGTGAAGTTATTCAAAGAGGAAAGTCTCCTGATGATTCTCCTACAATGATTGACTCACAAGAGCCTGTTAGACCTTTTCCAATTGATTTTCTCACTATGGAGGGGATATTAGATAAGCATGAAATCAATAGAGAGTCAGACGAAGAATTAAAGACTATGAAAAATGATCTCTATGAATACAACCTCTCTGACTCTGTAAATATCTACGAAATGCCAGAGGGAATAAAGGTTAAAGTAAAAGATAAAATACTCTTTAGATACGGTTCACTTAGGATAGCAAATGAGCAAGTTTCTATTGAAGTTTATACAAGACTAGTTCGTTTACTTACAAATAAGGATTGGTCTGTCTTTGTTCAAGGTTATTCAAGTAGAGGAGAAGTCTCAACTGAAGATGGTAAAAATATGGACGCCTTTGAGTTATCAGCAGCGCGAGCTAGTGCTGTAACCAGATCACTTATAAGAAGAGGTGTGAAGCCAGATCAGATATCGACAGTCTTCTATGGTGATATTAGACCTGAGAATATTCCAGGGAGAAGTCAGACTGAAATTGAAAGGGCCTCTAGGCGAGTTGACTTTATCCTCAGAAAGAGAGATCTAAATACTGAGGGTCATAAGGTCGATGCAAGATAG
- a CDS encoding chorismate-binding protein encodes MWSIFWMGDGFVKYSSPSFARVFYRHYSIDLLTGQRSDIKIDHFLERLESDHGSLEEIRQKRNYVVHLFYELGEILLDHSGPGADDPLAIEIQYKEKKPWSLIENIPSLELKAVGAVSSRDYKAAFDKGYEHLLRGDIYQFNLTFPFSYRWKKNHSAKEICSRLWREKESRSPYAHATYIPKLGKLYLSNSPECLFQGDLKGPQASLWTMPIKGTLPRGEDWRESFKKLKSSKKDQGELNMITDLLRNDLTKIDLQVGRVIKKCAPLVVPKIIHQYSLIETKLRESTSLLKIVKAMFPGGSVTGAPKKNVVKILSSLEKEKRGFYCGSTILIDRDLFAASINIRSGDFCMDDKMMRYHAGGGITLLSKCEEEFLEMHLKKDSFVRNL; translated from the coding sequence ATGTGGTCCATCTTTTGGATGGGGGATGGTTTTGTAAAATACTCCTCTCCAAGCTTTGCAAGAGTTTTCTATCGTCATTATTCCATTGATCTATTAACTGGGCAGAGAAGTGATATTAAAATAGATCACTTCTTAGAGCGTTTAGAAAGTGATCATGGATCTCTAGAAGAAATTAGGCAAAAGAGAAATTATGTTGTGCACCTCTTCTATGAGTTGGGAGAAATTCTCTTAGACCACTCTGGTCCTGGTGCAGATGATCCTCTCGCTATTGAGATTCAGTACAAAGAAAAGAAACCTTGGTCATTAATAGAGAATATACCTTCTCTTGAGTTAAAGGCCGTCGGAGCTGTTTCTAGTCGCGATTACAAGGCAGCATTTGATAAAGGGTATGAGCATCTTCTAAGAGGGGATATTTATCAATTTAATTTAACCTTTCCTTTTAGCTATAGGTGGAAGAAGAACCACTCCGCTAAGGAGATTTGTTCAAGACTGTGGAGAGAGAAAGAGAGTCGATCTCCATATGCGCACGCCACATATATCCCAAAGCTAGGAAAACTCTATCTAAGTAATTCACCTGAGTGTCTTTTTCAAGGTGACTTAAAAGGGCCACAGGCGAGTCTGTGGACAATGCCTATAAAAGGGACGCTTCCTAGGGGAGAAGATTGGAGAGAGTCGTTTAAGAAGCTCAAATCATCTAAGAAAGATCAGGGTGAGTTAAATATGATTACTGATCTTCTAAGAAATGATTTAACTAAAATAGATCTGCAAGTCGGAAGGGTTATTAAAAAGTGTGCTCCTCTCGTTGTTCCAAAAATTATTCATCAATACTCACTAATTGAAACAAAGCTAAGGGAGAGTACATCTCTTTTAAAAATTGTGAAGGCCATGTTTCCTGGCGGTAGTGTCACGGGTGCGCCAAAGAAGAATGTTGTGAAAATTTTATCTTCACTAGAGAAAGAAAAGAGAGGCTTCTACTGCGGTAGCACAATATTGATTGATAGAGATCTTTTTGCGGCCTCCATTAATATTCGCTCGGGTGACTTTTGCATGGATGACAAAATGATGCGCTATCACGCTGGCGGGGGCATTACTTTACTTAGCAAGTGCGAAGAAGAGTTCCTAGAGATGCATCTTAAGAAGGATAGCTTTGTAAGAAACCTCTAA
- a CDS encoding thioredoxin family protein, with protein MKIIIALSFLISMPIFAQKKAPFLNKLRCTNSVLGAVSSLGEPKEWKKNLDASVSSDFEGGGSVTIDVEKSKSTLTSNQNGLLLKLEFSEPDCKMKVLKISSSSGGFLDRDLDQLLKKEKRGVIYLWSPHMSLSVYELVEMKKYLSSLKIPVTILLDLNADIDFANKSLQKYDLPLEYLKRMNSRKLENFGATIHYPSTIFYKDGELVKRVPGFNGKKSLQDLIKKYLGEI; from the coding sequence ATGAAGATAATTATCGCCCTGTCATTTCTAATATCTATGCCTATTTTTGCTCAAAAAAAGGCACCTTTTTTAAATAAATTAAGATGCACTAATAGCGTTCTGGGAGCCGTCTCCTCATTGGGAGAGCCAAAGGAATGGAAGAAGAACTTAGATGCAAGTGTTAGCTCTGACTTTGAAGGCGGAGGAAGTGTTACAATTGATGTCGAGAAGAGTAAGTCGACTTTGACGTCTAACCAAAATGGGCTCCTCCTTAAACTAGAGTTCTCTGAGCCTGATTGTAAGATGAAAGTCTTGAAGATATCTTCGTCTAGCGGAGGCTTCTTAGACCGAGACTTAGATCAGCTTCTTAAGAAAGAAAAGAGGGGAGTTATTTATCTATGGTCTCCCCACATGTCTCTTTCTGTCTACGAGCTAGTGGAAATGAAGAAATACCTCTCTTCTCTGAAAATTCCGGTGACAATTTTATTGGACCTCAATGCTGATATTGATTTCGCTAATAAATCACTTCAAAAATATGATCTCCCGCTTGAGTACTTAAAGAGAATGAATTCACGCAAATTGGAAAACTTTGGGGCCACGATCCATTATCCAAGTACAATTTTTTATAAGGATGGTGAGTTGGTTAAACGTGTTCCGGGCTTCAATGGGAAGAAGTCACTGCAGGACTTAATTAAGAAATACTTGGGAGAGATTTAA
- a CDS encoding motility protein A has product MDIASIIGLVVATAAILGSILVGGDLGIFIDVPSTLVVGLGLIGVTFFKWPMEVIKNIVAFAMKGFFFSPSDPKDTIEEIGNLAETARRESVFALEKVPIDDPFLKKAMTLAADNRPPEVIASILQLEIDAMVERHKVGADVFQGMADDGPAMGMIGTLIGLVQMLQNLSDPSAIGPAMAVALLTTFYGAIIANVFCNPMKNKIAFRSSLEATKMNIIIAGTLGIVAGENPRLIKEKLNAFLPPAQRDGGNEEAQAE; this is encoded by the coding sequence ATGGATATAGCATCCATTATTGGTTTGGTTGTAGCAACCGCTGCAATCCTAGGTTCGATTCTCGTCGGTGGGGATCTTGGTATTTTCATTGATGTACCGTCCACACTTGTTGTTGGGCTGGGGCTGATTGGTGTGACCTTCTTTAAATGGCCAATGGAAGTTATAAAGAATATTGTCGCCTTTGCAATGAAGGGATTCTTTTTCTCTCCTAGTGACCCTAAAGATACTATTGAAGAAATTGGAAACTTAGCTGAGACTGCGAGAAGGGAATCAGTTTTCGCTCTAGAAAAAGTACCAATTGATGATCCTTTCTTAAAGAAAGCAATGACATTAGCAGCAGATAATAGACCACCTGAAGTTATTGCTTCGATTCTACAATTAGAAATTGATGCCATGGTGGAGAGACATAAAGTAGGTGCAGATGTTTTCCAAGGTATGGCCGATGACGGTCCTGCGATGGGGATGATCGGGACACTGATTGGTCTTGTACAGATGCTTCAGAACTTATCCGATCCATCAGCTATTGGTCCGGCCATGGCGGTTGCACTCTTAACGACATTCTATGGTGCGATTATTGCCAACGTATTTTGTAACCCAATGAAGAATAAGATCGCTTTTAGATCGAGTCTTGAGGCCACGAAAATGAATATTATTATCGCCGGTACTCTTGGGATTGTTGCAGGTGAGAACCCTCGACTAATTAAAGAGAAGTTAAATGCCTTTCTTCCTCCTGCTCAGAGAGATGGTGGAAATGAAGAGGCGCAGGCAGAATAA
- a CDS encoding pyridoxal phosphate-dependent aminotransferase — MENSNRVKSIEPSKSISLSAKIAELKEQGEDIIGLNVGEPDFATPAPIIEATIKALKENKTRYSLVQGLDQLRDGIAYYLNKKYNLNANKDHILLGNGSKHILYLIFQTLLNDGDEVIIPSPYWVTFPESVKLAGGVPKFVETLDNFQLDLNAIESAITDKTKVILINTPNNPTGAVYNEESLNKVVELAVKYDLKIVSDEAYEILTYNKVKHVNISSLSEEAFNRTLTVQSFSKSFCMTGFRIGYLCAEKSFIDDVNKLQGHLSGNNCTFAQYGALEALRLDAGLIRILTKELESRMKLAHQLFSEFFPIEKPDGAFYLFPNVTETIEKLGLKNSEELSLYILEKAKVAILPGIAFGKENHLRISFAQSREEIIEAHKRMKEVL, encoded by the coding sequence ATGGAAAATTCGAATAGAGTAAAAAGCATTGAACCATCAAAAAGTATTTCTCTCTCAGCAAAGATAGCAGAGCTAAAAGAGCAGGGAGAGGATATCATAGGCCTAAATGTTGGAGAGCCTGACTTTGCAACACCTGCTCCTATAATAGAAGCTACAATCAAGGCCCTAAAAGAAAATAAAACCCGTTACTCCCTAGTCCAAGGACTAGATCAATTAAGAGATGGTATCGCCTACTATCTCAATAAGAAATATAATTTAAATGCAAATAAAGACCATATTCTTTTAGGAAATGGTTCTAAGCATATCTTATACCTCATTTTTCAAACACTCCTTAACGATGGTGACGAAGTTATTATCCCCTCTCCTTATTGGGTAACATTTCCAGAATCAGTCAAACTCGCTGGAGGAGTTCCAAAGTTTGTTGAAACATTGGATAACTTCCAACTCGATTTAAATGCAATTGAGAGTGCGATCACTGATAAGACAAAGGTCATCTTAATTAATACCCCTAATAATCCAACAGGTGCTGTATATAATGAAGAGAGCTTAAATAAAGTTGTAGAGCTTGCTGTTAAATATGATTTAAAGATAGTCTCTGATGAAGCCTACGAAATTCTTACTTACAATAAAGTAAAGCACGTCAATATATCCTCTCTAAGTGAAGAGGCATTCAATAGAACGCTCACGGTACAATCATTCTCAAAGAGTTTTTGTATGACAGGCTTTAGAATCGGATACCTCTGTGCAGAGAAATCATTTATTGATGATGTAAATAAATTACAAGGTCACTTATCTGGTAATAATTGTACCTTTGCTCAATACGGTGCTCTAGAGGCGCTAAGGCTAGATGCTGGACTCATAAGAATTTTAACAAAAGAGCTAGAATCTAGAATGAAGCTGGCCCACCAACTCTTTAGCGAGTTCTTCCCAATAGAAAAGCCAGATGGAGCATTCTATCTCTTTCCAAATGTAACGGAGACAATTGAGAAATTAGGTCTTAAAAACTCTGAGGAATTGTCTCTCTACATCTTAGAAAAGGCCAAAGTTGCTATTCTCCCAGGTATTGCCTTTGGAAAAGAAAATCATTTAAGAATCTCATTTGCTCAAAGTAGAGAAGAAATTATTGAAGCCCATAAAAGGATGAAAGAAGTTTTATGA
- a CDS encoding septation protein IspZ — protein MDKQFSKSFFLISFLPAIAYWYLDEYYPVRVAITGGLALAILEIAAEKILFKHVHTISKANFFLILFLGGLSLLGEEGVWFRLQPALTGIGISSFMFYRIKVGRGLLEEFLEGLPLKSKPPLFFVTSMERHLTYYFFVTGLFMAYVAIFESVDTWIFFKTIGNYILFGVFYIFEIFWSRKLAKDYARAKREKEVLTSTKP, from the coding sequence ATGGATAAACAATTCTCTAAGAGCTTCTTTCTCATTTCATTTCTTCCAGCGATTGCTTATTGGTATTTAGATGAATATTACCCCGTTCGCGTGGCCATTACAGGTGGACTTGCTCTGGCAATACTTGAGATTGCAGCAGAGAAAATTTTATTTAAACACGTACATACAATCTCAAAAGCAAATTTCTTCTTAATTCTTTTCTTAGGTGGTTTGAGCCTATTAGGTGAGGAAGGTGTATGGTTTCGATTACAGCCGGCTCTCACAGGTATTGGTATCTCTAGCTTTATGTTTTATAGAATAAAAGTTGGGAGAGGTTTACTAGAAGAATTTCTAGAGGGATTACCTTTAAAGTCCAAGCCTCCACTTTTCTTCGTGACTTCGATGGAGAGGCATTTAACATATTACTTCTTTGTAACAGGTCTCTTTATGGCCTATGTTGCAATCTTTGAGAGTGTCGATACTTGGATCTTTTTCAAAACGATTGGCAATTACATACTCTTTGGAGTCTTCTATATTTTCGAAATCTTTTGGAGCAGAAAGTTGGCGAAAGACTATGCTAGAGCCAAGCGAGAAAAAGAAGTTCTCACTTCAACTAAACCTTAG
- a CDS encoding TolB-like translocation protein, with amino-acid sequence MKIALVPILLLSFNSMAQVDKNLCNLNEDKIIRRITPMYTPNYFFKTSPDGRYIYYIGGHKNWRLDTTNGEELLLPGSADPVPSIDGKIMTSINWRVSGRKNWSLNLMPMENWDISRGFFGKINYEKVTVDTNTERTYQSVGTLGGNKYRVLSYDERAASISLKDYTLTSNGSFSANRNDNQQKFPNMRLPMISKDGKEFASLDIETNQTVIYRINDDGTGAKEIERLDFPSGKVDFSNDRKKLVFHVTEKVSRSGPRSSEVQMPPTFDNRHEVRNVFVYDRETKSITPVTQNQRGNSYYPVFLEDDKVVYLDQTSGKLSFVIKEVPKVVPKSIEVARSCFEGDDFDRSLENLADLWKSVCTDWTGNNSGGSKVMMLNMPDELCRQIAKATGDREVSLMCDALKKSEIKRPRVSNTKDKFKKMVKVKCMICHQENIPFFDKEKVKSHKDEILKRINSNDPSYRMPLGGELTKEEKKEFTEYFKSL; translated from the coding sequence ATGAAAATAGCTTTAGTTCCAATTCTCCTGCTTTCATTTAATTCAATGGCCCAAGTAGATAAGAATTTATGTAATTTAAATGAAGATAAAATAATTAGAAGAATCACTCCTATGTATACTCCCAATTACTTCTTTAAGACTTCACCTGATGGAAGATATATTTATTATATTGGAGGTCATAAGAATTGGAGATTAGACACTACAAATGGAGAAGAGCTTCTATTGCCAGGTTCAGCTGACCCTGTTCCAAGTATTGATGGGAAGATTATGACGTCAATTAATTGGAGAGTTTCAGGTAGGAAAAATTGGAGCTTGAACCTTATGCCAATGGAGAACTGGGATATTTCCAGGGGATTCTTTGGAAAGATTAATTATGAAAAAGTAACTGTAGATACTAATACTGAAAGAACGTATCAAAGTGTTGGAACGTTAGGTGGAAATAAATACCGTGTCTTAAGCTATGATGAGAGAGCTGCAAGTATTAGTCTTAAAGACTACACTCTTACCAGTAATGGAAGCTTTAGTGCAAATCGTAATGATAACCAACAGAAATTTCCTAATATGAGACTTCCTATGATATCCAAAGATGGTAAGGAATTTGCGAGTCTTGATATAGAAACAAATCAAACTGTTATCTACAGAATTAATGATGATGGAACAGGGGCAAAGGAAATTGAAAGATTAGATTTCCCTTCTGGAAAAGTTGATTTTAGTAATGATCGAAAGAAGCTAGTCTTTCACGTGACGGAGAAGGTTTCACGTTCTGGTCCAAGGTCTTCAGAAGTTCAAATGCCACCTACATTTGATAATAGACATGAAGTTAGAAATGTCTTTGTCTATGATAGGGAGACAAAGTCTATTACCCCAGTAACTCAAAATCAAAGAGGGAATTCTTATTACCCTGTATTCTTAGAAGACGATAAAGTCGTTTATCTTGATCAAACAAGTGGGAAGTTATCTTTTGTAATCAAGGAAGTTCCTAAGGTTGTTCCAAAATCTATTGAGGTTGCAAGAAGCTGTTTTGAAGGGGATGACTTTGATCGCTCTCTAGAAAACCTTGCAGATCTTTGGAAGAGTGTTTGTACTGATTGGACTGGTAATAACTCAGGTGGAAGTAAAGTTATGATGCTTAATATGCCTGATGAGCTATGTAGACAGATTGCCAAGGCCACAGGGGATAGAGAAGTGTCTCTTATGTGTGACGCTCTAAAGAAGTCTGAAATTAAAAGACCTAGAGTTTCAAATACAAAAGATAAGTTCAAAAAGATGGTAAAGGTGAAGTGCATGATTTGCCATCAAGAGAACATTCCATTCTTTGATAAAGAAAAAGTAAAGTCTCACAAAGATGAAATTCTTAAGAGGATAAACTCTAATGACCCTAGTTATAGAATGCCTCTAGGGGGAGAGTTGACTAAGGAAGAGAAGAAGGAATTCACTGAATACTTCAAATCTCTCTAG